The Mesorhizobium sp. AR10 genome includes the window TACTCCCGGACACGGGTGGCGGCGGCGTCTGGGATGCCGGCGATGGCGGATTCTTCTACACCCGCCTCGATGCCAACCATCGTCCTTCCAAAGTCCTGTTCCATGCGCTTGGCAATGGTCCTGAAAGCGACCGGCTGATCTATGAGGAAACCGATCCCGGCTTCTTCATGGATGTCGGCGGCACGCGCTCGAACGAGTGGATCATGATCGGCATCAACGATCATGAGACCTCGGAATATCGGCTGATGCGCGCCAGCGAGCCTTTCGCAGAACCGAAGCTGGTAGCGCCACGCGAGACCGGGCTGCAATACGACCTCGAAGAGGGTGGCGACATCTTCTTCATCCTCACCAACGCCGACGGCGCCAAGGACTTCAAGATCATGACCGCGCCGGCCAGCGATCCGGTGCGCGCCAACTGGCAGGAACTGGTGTCGCATGAGCCGGGCCGGCTGATCCTCTCGGTGATCGGCTTCAGGGATCACATGGTCAGGCTTGAACGCAAGGAAGGCCTGCCGCGCATCGTCGTGCACGACCGCAAGAGCGGCGGGGAGCACTTCATCTCTCTCGACGAGGAAGCCTTTTCGCTCGGCCTGTCGGGATCCTATGAGTATGACACCGAGATCATGCGCTTTTCCTATTCGTCGATGACGACGCCGGCACAGGTCTTCGACTACAATATGCGCACCCGCGAGCGCGTTCTGCTCAAGACCCAGGAAGTCCCGTCCGGTCACGATCCGGACCATTATGTCACGCGGCGGCTGATGGCGCCTGCCGCCGACGGCGAACTGGTGCCGATCTCGCTGATCCATCACCGCGAAACGCCGCTCGACGGGTCGGCGCCTTGCCTGCTCTACGGCTATGGCTCCTACGGCATCACGGTGCCGGCCGCCTTCAACACCAACTGCCTGTCGCTGGTCGATCGCGGCTTTGTCTACGCGATCGCCCATGTCCGCGGCGGCAAGGACAAGGGCTATGGCTGGTATGACGACGGCAAACGGGCGCACAAGATGAACACGTTCACGGATTTCATCACGGTCGCGCACCACCTCGTCGCCGAACGCTACACTGCCCATGACCGCATCGTCGCCCAAGGCGGCTCGGCCGGCGGTATGCTGATGGGAGCGGTCGCCAACATGGCTCCGGAATGCTTCGGCGGCATTGTCGCCGAGGTTCCCTTCGTCGACGTTCTGACCACAATGCTCGACGCAACCTTGCCGCTGACGCCGCCGGAATGGCCGGAATGGGGCAATCCGATCGCCTCGGAGGAAGATTACCGGACCATCGCCGCCTATTCGCCCTATGACAATATCGCCGCGCTCGACTATCCGCCGATCCTGGCACAGGCCGGCCTCACCGATCCGCGCGTCACCTACTGGGAGCCGGCCAAATGGGTGGCACGGCTGCGCGAGCGCAAGAGCGGTGACAATCCGGTGCTGTTCAAGATCAACATGGACTCAGGGCACGCCGGCGCATCGGGCCGGTTTTCCAGGCTCGAGGAAATCGCCTTCACCTATGCCTTCGCCCTCAAGGTGACAGGCAAGGCCGATCTTGTCGAACACGAACTTTTGAGCTGATTTTCCGCTCGCAATTGTAACGACCGCGCGTTACCCAAGGCGCGGTTTTTTTCACAGTCATGCCACCCAGTCTTGCAAGGGTTTTCGCCATGTTGCTCGTCGACGTCTATCTCGACAAATCGGCCATCCAGGGCATCGGTGTGTTCGCCAAGAACTACATCCCCCGTGGCACGCTGGTCTGGAAGCTCGATCCCAATTACGACCGGCGCATCGAGGTCGAGACCTACGAGCAGGAAACCGGGCCGGTCAAAGAATATCTCGACCGCTATTCCTACCCCGACCGGCGCGACCCGAACTACATCGTCTTCGAAGCTGACGACGCGCGCTTCATGAACCATGCCGATGAACCGAATTGCGACGTCTCCTCGCCCGAGGAAACATACGCGTTACGCGACATCGCGCCCGGCGAGGAAATGACCTGCGACTACAATCATTTCTTCGAAACCGGCTTCGACTTCCTCGGCGACCGCCACCTGTCGTCTGAGGGTTAGCTGGCGGGCTTTTTGCGCGCCGGATAGCCGTTCGGATGCGGCGGTATTGCCTTCAGATAGGCTGATATCGCCGCGCGGTCTTCGGGCGCCAGCGCGGCCATGTTCTTCTGCACTTCGACCATCGCGCCACCGACGGAATCGAAATCGGGCGTGAAACCGGTTTCGAGATAGTTGGCGATATCGGCCTGCGACCACTCGCCGATCCCGCCCTCGCCCGAGGTGATGTTCGGCACGATGCCGCTGCCTTCGGCGGCTACGGCACCGGCCAGCCATTGGCCCTTCTTGGTGCCACCGGCAATATCACGCGGCGTGTGGCATTCGCCGCAGTGGCCAGGCCCTTCGACAAGATAACGACCGACCATGACCGGGTCCGGCGTGCCGTCGGGGAAAGCAATCACCGGCTCATTGCTCAAATAGAGCCGTTTCCACAGCCCGAGACCGCGACGGATGTTGAAGGGAAAACTCAACGAGTTGTCTGGTGCCTTGCCGGCGACCGCCGGAAGTGTCTTGAGGAAGGCGTAGAGATCGGCAATGTCTGCCGGCTTCATGCGCGCGTAAGATGCATAGGGAAAGGCCGGGTAGAAATGTTCGCCGGTCGGTGACACGCCCTTCAGCATGGCGTTGGCCAGGTCTTCCACCGTCCACAAGCCGATGCCGTCCTTGGCATCCTGAGAAATGTTGGGCGGCACGAAGGTCCCGAACGGCGTCTTGAGTTGGAGACCGCCGACCAATTGCAGGCGGGCGTCGCCTTGCGAGCCCGGCTTCGAATGACAGGATGTGCAACCACCGGCGTTGAAAATGCGCTTGCCCCTGGCGGCATCGCCGGGGCCGAGCTGCGCCAGGGTTTCAGCGTCGAGCCTGACCGGCGCCGACAGCAGCCAACCGGCAACCGCGCCGACGCCACCCAGAACAAGGGCGGCGCCGACGAGTTTTTTCAGCAAGGGCATCGCCCGCGATCAGCCCTTTTTGATCCTGTAGGACTGATGGCAGGTGCCGCAATCGCCGCCGATGGTGTCGAATTGCGCCTTCAAGGCATCGGCATCCGCAGGGGCCGCAGCGACAGCAGCCTTTACATCGGCGAGATACTTGTCGTTGGCCGCCTTGAAGCCGGCCATGTCTTCCCAGATTTTCGGAGCCGCCGTGGTGTCGCCGGTGTCGCTGCCGGTCGGGAAAAGTGCGTCGACATCGAGTTTTTCGGCATTCGCCTGCAGCGCCTGCAGTGCCGTCAGCACGGAAGCTGCGTCGAAAGCCTCCTCACCCTTGACCACTTTCGACAATCCGCCGGCAATCTTTCCACGTTCCTTCATCAGGGCCTGCCGATCGAGGATCGGATCGGCAAACGCCGCCGAACCGGCGAGAGCGAGCATAGAGATGGCGATGACAAGCTTTCTCATTTCATTGGCTCCATGGTGAAAGATTTCGGGACAGAACGATAACGACAAGAGCGCTGTGAATATTCCCCCTATGCGTGTGATTTTGTGGGCCGCTGTTTTTGGACCCGGCCGCTTCGATGCTGGAAAAAGGAAAGCCCCGGTTGTGCCGGGGCTTTCCTTGTCAATCGATCAAGCCTTTTCGTAAAGTTCGAGGACATGGTCCCAGTTGATGAGACTGTCGACGAAGGCCTCGAGATATTTCGGCCGGGCATTGCGATAGTCGATGTAGTAGGAGTGTTCCCAGACATCGACGCCCAGGATGGGTGTGGCGCCATGGACGAGCGGGTTCTCGCCATTCGGCGTCTTCGAGATCGCCAGCTTGCCGTCCTTGACCGAGACCCAGGCCCAGCCCGAGCCGAACTGGGTGGTTCCGGCGGCGATGAAATCCGCCTTGAACTTGTCGTAACCGCCCAGGTCGCTGTCGACGGCCTTCTGCAGGGCGCCCGGCAATTTGGTGCCGCCACCGCCCTTCTTCATCCACTTCCAGAAATGGATGTGGTTGTAGTGCTGGGCGGCATTGTTGAAGAGCCCGGCATTCTTGCCGAAGGACTGTTTTACAACCTCCTCGACCGACAAATCGCCAAGGCCTGCCTCGGCGGCCAGCTTGTTCCCGTTGTCGACATAGGCCTTGTGGTGCTTGTCGTGGTGAAACTCCAGCGTCTCTTTCGACATGTAAGGCTGCAGGGCCTCGTAATCGTAGGGCAAGGCGGGCAATTCAAAAGCCATCGGTCGTACTCCTCGTGGAAAAAATCCGGTGTCGATACCGGATAAAGATAGGGCTGGATTGATCTGGAACAACTCCGGAATGAAGCGCCGGTTCCCTTTCTAAGCAGGTTCCGGAAAAGTGTCACACGGTTTTGCGAAAGTCCGCTTTCCGGGTCAACCGGCGGACGTCGAATGCGCCCAATCCCAATAGAGCTCGCGCGCCTTCTTTGCCACCGGTCCGGGCTGGAGATTGCGATCCTCGATGCGGGTGATCGGCACGACTTTCGAATGGTTTCCGGTCGAGAAGATTTCGTCTGCCTCAAGAAAATCGCGCACCGACAGCGTCTTTTCGGTGGTTTTGAATCCGTACTCGCCAAGCAGCGTCATCGTCCGCGAACGGGTGATGCCGGAGAGGAACGTGCCGTTCGGCGCCGGCGTCAGGACGTGGCTGTCCTTGACCAGGAAAATGTTCGAGGTTCCGGTCTCGGCGACATTGCCGAGCATGTCGAGCACGAGCGCGTTGTCGAAGCCCCGCATCTTGGCCTCGAGGATGGCCCGGCCGTTGTTGGGATAAAGGCAGCCGGCCTTGGCATTGGTCGGCATGGTTTCGATGGTCGGCCGCCGGAACGGCGACACCGTGACCGAAAAGCCGGTGGGCGAGATCATCGGCGATTCGTAGAGGCAGAGGCAGAAACGGGTCGAGGCCGGGTCGGCCGGCACGCCCATATAGCCGCCATGCTCGGCCCAGTACATCGGCCTGATGTAGACCGCCGTCTTGCCGTCGAATTTCTTCAACCCGTCCCAGGTCAGCCCGACGATCTTGTCGGGGCTCATCGACGGTTTGAGGCCAAGCGCGATCGCCGAGGAATTCACCCGCGCGGCATGGAGCTTGAGGTCCGGGGCCACACCCTCGAACCAGCGAGCGCCGTCGAACACACTGGTGCCGAGCCACATGGCATGGCTGCGCGGCCCGAGAATGGCAACGTTGCCTTCGTACCAGTCGCCGTCGACGAAGGTCCATGTCGCCGATTGCGCCGCCGCCGCCAGTGTCATTGCTTGGTTCCGTTCAATCTCGTCCAATCCGGCCATTGGAAGATGCTTTGACCGGCGCCGTCAACGGGCATGGGTGAGATTTATTGAGGCCAGCGACATCCATCTGCAATCAGCGCTTGCACCTTGTCCGGCCTCGCCCCAAAACAGTCGCATGCACTACGGGGCTTACGTTTTCGATGCCTACGGCACGCTGTTCGACGTGCACGCCGCCGTGCGTCGTCACGCCGACCAGATCGGGCCGGACGGCCAACTCCTGTCGGAGATCTGGCGCGCCAAGCAGCTGGAGTATTCCTGGGTGAGGACGCTGATGGGCGCCTATGCCGATTTCTGGCAGCTGACCGAACAGGCACTCGACTTCGCCTTGCGCAAGGTTCCCTCCGCCGACAAGGGGCTCAAGGCCAACCTGCTCGAGGCCTATTGGCGGCTGGACTGCTATCCGGAAGTGCCGGCCGTGCTCAAGGCGCTCAAGGCATCGGGGGCGAAATTGGCGATCCTGTCCAACGGCTCGCCCGAAATGCTGGAAGCAGCAGTCAAGTCCGCAGCACTCGACCAGGTTCTGGACGACATCTATTCCGTCGACAGCGTCAAACGCTTCAAGACCGACCCCTCGGTCTACGACTTGGTCACCACGGGCTGGCGCCTTTATCCAGGCGCGGTGTCGTTCCAGTCGTCCAACCGCTGGGATATCGCCGGCGCCGCCAAATTCGGCTTCCGGACAGTCTGGATCAACCGCTCCAACCAGCCTGAGGAGTATCGGGATTTTCCACCGGCCCTGATCCTGCCGTCGCTCGAAGGCCTGCTGACCGGTGGCTGAATGACTGTTGCCCCAGAGCAACAGCGACCGAGCCGCCACAGCTTTGCCTTTGTTTGTCCACCCTCAGGCCAGATTCGGAACCGCCTATCGCGCCGGGCATTGATAGGGTTGGCGCCGTACCGGTCAGCCGCCCTACCAGTCAGCGTATTCACGCTTCGTTTCGATTTGAGACTTAATAAAGGCAACCATGTTCACAACCGAAGCCGATTCCTGCCGCCTGAGCCGTCGCGGCTTTCTGAACGCCGCAGCACTGGGCGCCGCCTCGATTGCGGTTTCCGCCTGCGCCACGACAGGGCAGCCGGTCGAGCAGCCGCCACCAGCCTATGCCGAGTCACCGCTTCCAGACTACGCGACAATGTACGCCCCGATCAGCGATGAAGGGTTCGAGCTCCCGGGCATACCGTTCGAGAAAATCGATGAGCAGTTCCTGCGCCAGATCGTTCCCGATCCGACGGGCCAAAAGCCCGGCACCATCGTCGTCGACACGGCCGGCCATCATCTTTATTTCGTGCGTCCGGG containing:
- a CDS encoding haloacid dehalogenase type II yields the protein MHYGAYVFDAYGTLFDVHAAVRRHADQIGPDGQLLSEIWRAKQLEYSWVRTLMGAYADFWQLTEQALDFALRKVPSADKGLKANLLEAYWRLDCYPEVPAVLKALKASGAKLAILSNGSPEMLEAAVKSAALDQVLDDIYSVDSVKRFKTDPSVYDLVTTGWRLYPGAVSFQSSNRWDIAGAAKFGFRTVWINRSNQPEEYRDFPPALILPSLEGLLTGG
- a CDS encoding superoxide dismutase, yielding MAFELPALPYDYEALQPYMSKETLEFHHDKHHKAYVDNGNKLAAEAGLGDLSVEEVVKQSFGKNAGLFNNAAQHYNHIHFWKWMKKGGGGTKLPGALQKAVDSDLGGYDKFKADFIAAGTTQFGSGWAWVSVKDGKLAISKTPNGENPLVHGATPILGVDVWEHSYYIDYRNARPKYLEAFVDSLINWDHVLELYEKA
- a CDS encoding SET domain-containing protein; translated protein: MLLVDVYLDKSAIQGIGVFAKNYIPRGTLVWKLDPNYDRRIEVETYEQETGPVKEYLDRYSYPDRRDPNYIVFEADDARFMNHADEPNCDVSSPEETYALRDIAPGEEMTCDYNHFFETGFDFLGDRHLSSEG
- a CDS encoding c-type cytochrome → MRKLVIAISMLALAGSAAFADPILDRQALMKERGKIAGGLSKVVKGEEAFDAASVLTALQALQANAEKLDVDALFPTGSDTGDTTAAPKIWEDMAGFKAANDKYLADVKAAVAAAPADADALKAQFDTIGGDCGTCHQSYRIKKG
- a CDS encoding cytochrome c, producing the protein MPLLKKLVGAALVLGGVGAVAGWLLSAPVRLDAETLAQLGPGDAARGKRIFNAGGCTSCHSKPGSQGDARLQLVGGLQLKTPFGTFVPPNISQDAKDGIGLWTVEDLANAMLKGVSPTGEHFYPAFPYASYARMKPADIADLYAFLKTLPAVAGKAPDNSLSFPFNIRRGLGLWKRLYLSNEPVIAFPDGTPDPVMVGRYLVEGPGHCGECHTPRDIAGGTKKGQWLAGAVAAEGSGIVPNITSGEGGIGEWSQADIANYLETGFTPDFDSVGGAMVEVQKNMAALAPEDRAAISAYLKAIPPHPNGYPARKKPAS
- a CDS encoding S9 family peptidase, translating into MTRTPVFPTVSPPAPEKRPVFDTHHGTTRTDDYAWLRADNWQEMFRDPSLLDGRIRAQLEAENAYQATLMADTVQLQKQLFTEMKGRIKEDDSTVPMKDGPYAYGSSFKLGGEQPRYFRMPRDGGDQQILLDGDAEAEGKAYFRLGGVDHSTDHGKLLWAFDDKGSEFYTLRVRDLVSGNELADILPDTGGGGVWDAGDGGFFYTRLDANHRPSKVLFHALGNGPESDRLIYEETDPGFFMDVGGTRSNEWIMIGINDHETSEYRLMRASEPFAEPKLVAPRETGLQYDLEEGGDIFFILTNADGAKDFKIMTAPASDPVRANWQELVSHEPGRLILSVIGFRDHMVRLERKEGLPRIVVHDRKSGGEHFISLDEEAFSLGLSGSYEYDTEIMRFSYSSMTTPAQVFDYNMRTRERVLLKTQEVPSGHDPDHYVTRRLMAPAADGELVPISLIHHRETPLDGSAPCLLYGYGSYGITVPAAFNTNCLSLVDRGFVYAIAHVRGGKDKGYGWYDDGKRAHKMNTFTDFITVAHHLVAERYTAHDRIVAQGGSAGGMLMGAVANMAPECFGGIVAEVPFVDVLTTMLDATLPLTPPEWPEWGNPIASEEDYRTIAAYSPYDNIAALDYPPILAQAGLTDPRVTYWEPAKWVARLRERKSGDNPVLFKINMDSGHAGASGRFSRLEEIAFTYAFALKVTGKADLVEHELLS
- a CDS encoding branched-chain amino acid aminotransferase, which produces MTLAAAAQSATWTFVDGDWYEGNVAILGPRSHAMWLGTSVFDGARWFEGVAPDLKLHAARVNSSAIALGLKPSMSPDKIVGLTWDGLKKFDGKTAVYIRPMYWAEHGGYMGVPADPASTRFCLCLYESPMISPTGFSVTVSPFRRPTIETMPTNAKAGCLYPNNGRAILEAKMRGFDNALVLDMLGNVAETGTSNIFLVKDSHVLTPAPNGTFLSGITRSRTMTLLGEYGFKTTEKTLSVRDFLEADEIFSTGNHSKVVPITRIEDRNLQPGPVAKKARELYWDWAHSTSAG